A single Penaeus vannamei isolate JL-2024 chromosome 22, ASM4276789v1, whole genome shotgun sequence DNA region contains:
- the LOC113800624 gene encoding protein Nazo isoform X1, producing the protein MASSQNHGCMVCQHSSHALRSHLRVSERSVRSFDNSLVLKISWIPQHKIHLARVHSKLSSIQHCVRSSVAPLIVLMEQSEIPAPSTLLRNVRFEALLNLVCGICEEKKLRPSMKYTAGGTLAVALTTGVGVLLLGPVGFLAGSATGGLVSFLYTRGKFKSAARIIMEDLTPEERERLLMRVKGALENFGYTVVNSENFSQLRGPIASEIAAIVKAFLEAERGLTLRAINA; encoded by the exons ATGGCATCATCACAGAATCACGGTTGCATGGTTTGTCAGCACAGTTCTCATGCACTGAGATCTCACTTACGTGTCAGCGAGCGAAGCGTAAGGTCATTCGACAACTCTCTCGTCCTGAAGAT TTCGTGGATCCCACAGCACAAGATACATCTGGCTAGAGTCCATTCCAAGCTTTCGTCGATCCAGCACTGCGTAAGGTCCTCAGTCGCTCCATTGATAGTCCTGATGGAGCAGTCTGAGATACCTGCACCCTCAACGTTGCTCAG GAATGTCAGGTTTGAAGCTTTACTAAACCTGGTGTGCGGAATATGTGAAGAGAAGAAACTACGACCGTCGATGAAGTACACCGCCGGAGGAACCCTCGCAGTAGCTCTTACAACAGGAGTCGGAGTTCTCCTATTAGGCCCCGTGGGCTTCTTAGCAG GCAGCGCAACGGGCGGTCTGGTGAGCTTCCTCTATACACGAGGGAAGTTCAAGAGCGCCGCACGCATCATCATGGAAGACCTGAccccggaggagagggagaggctccTCATGAGAGTGAAG GGTGCCCTCGAAAACTTTGGATACACTGTCGTGAATTCTGAGAACTTCAGTCAGCTCAGAGGGCCCATAGCGTCGGAAATCGCCGCTATTGTCAAGGCATTCCTGGAGGCTGAACGCGGCTTGACCTTACGAGCCATAAATGCCTAA
- the LOC113800624 gene encoding protein C19orf12 homolog isoform X2 — protein MASSQNHGCMVCQHSSHALRSHLRVSERSVRSFDNSLVLKISWIPQHKIHLARVHSKLSSIQHCVRSSVAPLIVLMEQSEIPAPSTLLRNVRFEALLNLVCGICEEKKLRPSMKYTAGGTLAVALTTGVGVLLLGPVGFLAGSATGGLVSFLYTRGKFKSAARIIMEDLTPEERERLLMRVKQLARS, from the exons ATGGCATCATCACAGAATCACGGTTGCATGGTTTGTCAGCACAGTTCTCATGCACTGAGATCTCACTTACGTGTCAGCGAGCGAAGCGTAAGGTCATTCGACAACTCTCTCGTCCTGAAGAT TTCGTGGATCCCACAGCACAAGATACATCTGGCTAGAGTCCATTCCAAGCTTTCGTCGATCCAGCACTGCGTAAGGTCCTCAGTCGCTCCATTGATAGTCCTGATGGAGCAGTCTGAGATACCTGCACCCTCAACGTTGCTCAG GAATGTCAGGTTTGAAGCTTTACTAAACCTGGTGTGCGGAATATGTGAAGAGAAGAAACTACGACCGTCGATGAAGTACACCGCCGGAGGAACCCTCGCAGTAGCTCTTACAACAGGAGTCGGAGTTCTCCTATTAGGCCCCGTGGGCTTCTTAGCAG GCAGCGCAACGGGCGGTCTGGTGAGCTTCCTCTATACACGAGGGAAGTTCAAGAGCGCCGCACGCATCATCATGGAAGACCTGAccccggaggagagggagaggctccTCATGAGAGTGAAG